Proteins encoded in a region of the Ranitomeya imitator isolate aRanImi1 chromosome 9, aRanImi1.pri, whole genome shotgun sequence genome:
- the ACSF3 gene encoding malonate--CoA ligase ACSF3, mitochondrial, translating to MAGGCRLLLSTLRLHYLRTLSCSFHTPGPSQTQPCTPVFYHAAVYSHRTALVDQHGCHSYQDLYLRSFTLSKEITRLLGIPRNDLPPERVSFICPNDSSYVVCQWAAWMSGAIAVPLFKNHPPLELEYILKDSQSALVVAETNYTDVIAPLAEKLGIANLTVPNFHQHSITEQTVHLEDDPFDLDWKERGAMIIYTSGTTGRPKGVLSTHQNLSAMVSALVSEWSWTKSDCILHILPLHHVHGVVNKLLCPLWVGATCVMLPEFSPKKVWEHFLSTDSPSINVFMAVPTIYSKLIDYYDSHLTKPGVKDFVKAMCLQNIRLMVSGSSALPVPILERWREITGHTLLERYGMTEIGMALTNPLNGPRVPGSVGNPLPGVDVRIATEIPQEEGSSYTVLAQGNAAGTEVSPGFEDRDGELQVRGPAVFREYWNKPQETREAFTPDGWFRTGDTAAYKDNSYWILGRTSVDIIKSGGYKISALEVERHLLAHPSIADVAVIGAPDATWGQRVSAIVKVREGHLLSLKEFKEWGRAVMAPYCIPAELIRVEEIPRNQMGKINKKQLLALFYPQ from the exons ATGGCTGGAGGATGTCGCCTTCTATTATCAACACTAAGACTTCATTACCTCCGTACACTCTCCTGCTCCTTTCATACTCCTGGACCCAGCCAGACCCAGCCTTGTACTCCGGTGTTTTATCACGCTGCAGTCTATAGTCACAGAACAGCTCTGGTTGACCAACATGGATGTCACAGCTACCAAGATTTATATTTAAGGAGCTTCACCCTATCTAAAGAAATAACTCGTCTTCTGGGTATCCCCAGAAATGACCTCCCTCCAGAAAGAGTGTCCTTTATTTGCCCCAATGACTCCTCCTATGTGGTGTGTCAATGGGCAGCGTGGATGAGTGGTGCCATTGCAGTCCCTTTATTTAAGAATCACCCCCCTTTAGAGCTGGAGTACATATTGAAGGATTCCCAGAGTGCGCTGGTGGTTGCAGAGACAAACTACACAGATGTAATTGCGCCTTTAGCAGAGAAGTTGGGGATCGCAAACCTTACTGTACCTAATTTCCACCAGCATAGCATTACAGAACAAACAGTACATTTAGAGGATGATCCTTTTGACCTGGATTGGAAAGAAAGGGGAGCTATGATTATTTATACGAGCGGAACCACTGGAAGACCAAAAGGTGTCCTCAGCACCCACCAAAACCTAAGTGCTATG GTATCCGCTCTGGTCAGTGAATGGTCGTGGACTAAATCTGACTGTATTTTGCACATTCTGCCTCTCCATCACGTCCATGGAGTGGTCAACAAATTGCTATGTCCACTGTGGGTGGGGGCGACCTGCGTCATGCTCCCTGAATTCTCTCCAAAAAAG GTATGGGAGCACTTTCTGAGCACCGATTCACCCTCTATTAACGTCTTCATGGCCGTACCCACCATCTACAGTAAACTGATCGATTACTATGACAGCCACCTCACTAAGCCGGGCGTTAAGGACTTCGTGAAGGCAATGTGCCTGCAGAATATCAG GTTAATGGTGTCTGGGTCGTCGGCTCTTCCGGTGCCGATTCTGGAGCGCTGGAGAGAAATCACTGGCCACACTCTTCTAGAGAGATATGGCATGACCGAAATCGGCATGGCGCTGACAAACCCACTCAATGGACCACGAGTACCAG gatcAGTCGGAAACCCACTACCAGGAGTGGACGTCCGTATAGCCACGGAGATCCCGCAGGAAGAAGGAAGCTCCTATACTGTCCTCGCTCAAGGAAACGCCGCTGGCACAGAG GTCTCCCCAGGTTTCGAGGACAGGGACGGAGAGCTGCAGGTACGAGGCCCAGCTGTGTTCAGAGAATACTGGAACAAACCACAGGAGACCAGAGAGGCTTTCACTCCAGATGGCTGGTTCAGAACAG GTGACACCGCAGCCTACAAGGACAATTCGTACTGGATTCTGGGCAGAACCTCTGTGGACATCATAAAGAGCGGCGGATATAAAATCAGCGCCTTAGAAGTGGAGCGCCACCTCTTGGCTCATCCTAGCATTGCAG ATGTGGCTGTGATCGGCGCCCCAGATGCAACATGGGGGCAGCGAGTATCGGCCATTGTGAAAGTACGCGAGGGGCATCTACTGTCCTTAAAGGAATTTAAGGAGTGGGGCAG GGCAGTCATGGCCCCGTACTGCATTCCTGCTGAGCTCATCCGGGTGGAAGAAATTCCCCGAAACCAGATGggaaaaatcaataaaaaacaacTGCTGGCTCTCTTCTATCCACAGTGA